One window of Mediterraneibacter butyricigenes genomic DNA carries:
- a CDS encoding gamma-glutamylcyclotransferase family protein: protein MDLDQMAYRCPKAEVVETVRLEGYRLTFAAAGSGLATIFPEEGSHVDGVLWSLTGDCEKSLDLYEGYPDFYDKQEITVKNKGGREIKAIVYIMTKDYMQNFNPPGRSYLTGILKGCRQNQIPTEPILKAARKPPVPGQTQKSQPKKRKAGQER, encoded by the coding sequence ATGGATCTGGACCAGATGGCATATCGGTGCCCAAAGGCGGAGGTGGTAGAAACCGTCCGCCTGGAGGGGTATCGGCTGACCTTTGCAGCCGCAGGAAGCGGTCTTGCCACCATCTTCCCGGAAGAGGGAAGCCATGTGGACGGCGTCCTCTGGTCACTGACCGGGGACTGCGAAAAGAGCCTGGATCTTTATGAAGGCTATCCTGATTTTTACGACAAACAGGAAATCACCGTCAAGAATAAAGGCGGAAGAGAGATCAAAGCCATTGTCTATATCATGACAAAAGATTACATGCAGAACTTTAATCCGCCCGGACGGTCGTACCTGACCGGAATCTTAAAGGGCTGCAGGCAGAATCAGATCCCAACAGAACCAATCCTGAAAGCAGCAAGGAAACCGCCTGTGCCGGGACAGACACAGAAGAGTCAGCCAAAGAAGAGAAAAGCCGGACAGGAACGATGA